From the genome of Lentilactobacillus buchneri, one region includes:
- a CDS encoding AAA family ATPase, which produces MKTIEAKDLQRTLNWRVILYAKPGTGKTTCVKYLPGKTRIFDLDNSAKVLAGISNVTVDEMDRTHPEEDMKQYLEQASELIVGYDNLVIDNVSSFEKDWFVEKGKGSHNGISNELQDYSQWTNYFSRVMTAIYALPVNVLTTAWETQRQITTENGQQFNQYAPEIRQSVMDGMLGLCDVVGRLIINPKTNGRGVMLQGNDSIYAKNRLDNRTMCAAKDLFKFGSGNDDKTN; this is translated from the coding sequence ATGAAGACGATTGAAGCTAAAGATTTGCAGCGAACCTTGAATTGGCGAGTCATTCTATATGCTAAACCCGGAACTGGGAAAACAACTTGTGTTAAATATTTACCTGGTAAAACTAGAATTTTTGATTTGGATAACTCCGCTAAAGTATTAGCTGGCATTAGCAACGTTACAGTCGATGAAATGGATCGAACTCACCCCGAAGAAGACATGAAGCAGTATCTTGAACAGGCATCAGAATTGATTGTTGGTTACGACAATTTAGTTATTGATAATGTATCAAGTTTTGAAAAAGATTGGTTTGTGGAAAAGGGGAAGGGTAGTCATAACGGCATCTCAAATGAATTGCAGGATTATTCACAGTGGACTAATTATTTTTCTAGAGTAATGACTGCTATCTACGCGTTGCCAGTTAATGTGCTAACCACAGCTTGGGAGACACAACGCCAAATTACTACTGAAAATGGTCAGCAATTTAATCAATATGCACCCGAAATTCGTCAAAGCGTGATGGATGGAATGCTGGGATTATGTGATGTGGTTGGTCGGTTGATTATTAATCCGAAGACTAACGGTCGTGGCGTTATGCTGCAAGGAAATGACTCGATTTATGCCAAAAATCGTTTGGACAATCGAACCATGTGTGCTGCTAAGGATCTGTTTAAGTTTGGGAGTGGCAACGATGACAAAACTAATTGA
- a CDS encoding DUF669 domain-containing protein — protein MAFMQANYKNNEHKDFSALPSGNYEMIIKSAQEKATKNGAESLQLDLVVRNDLDGVTGLKNTNAKYHNRHVFMDNWKRKTTNQYDLDSFQYILEAVQIPEGTPLNTINDFTKAVANKPAKVYVKKTVDDYGGEKKDINQIAPWNFSKSDYPQVQHVWKDQKDGKNPFTGNQPASAPADDPFANSGDSIDISDDQLPF, from the coding sequence ATGGCATTTATGCAAGCAAATTACAAGAACAATGAACACAAAGATTTTTCAGCTTTACCAAGTGGAAATTACGAGATGATTATTAAATCTGCCCAGGAGAAGGCAACTAAGAACGGGGCAGAATCACTGCAATTGGATTTAGTGGTTCGAAATGACTTAGATGGGGTTACTGGATTAAAAAATACCAATGCCAAGTATCATAATCGCCATGTCTTTATGGACAATTGGAAACGCAAAACTACTAATCAGTACGATTTGGATAGTTTCCAATATATTCTTGAAGCTGTTCAAATTCCGGAAGGAACACCATTGAATACAATTAATGATTTTACTAAAGCAGTTGCTAACAAGCCAGCCAAAGTGTATGTCAAAAAAACGGTTGATGATTATGGCGGTGAAAAGAAAGACATCAATCAGATTGCCCCTTGGAATTTTAGCAAGAGCGATTATCCACAAGTGCAGCATGTATGGAAAGACCAAAAGGACGGTAAAAACCCATTTACTGGTAATCAACCAGCATCAGCACCGGCCGATGATCCATTTGCCAATTCTGGAGATTCAATTGATATTTCAGACGATCAGTTACCGTTCTAG
- a CDS encoding VRR-NUC domain-containing protein, with protein sequence MTIKSEHEIQTEILLALSRHDCTVCRSNAGKIKTDDGRRIMLFPRGWPDITGFEHHSGKMILIEVKNERGKLREDQKRFAKFIKQYPVLYGVCRSVDDALKIIGGK encoded by the coding sequence ATGACAATTAAATCAGAACATGAAATTCAAACAGAAATTCTTTTAGCATTATCTCGACATGATTGCACCGTTTGTCGCAGTAATGCTGGCAAGATTAAAACTGATGATGGCAGACGAATTATGTTATTTCCGAGAGGTTGGCCGGATATTACCGGTTTTGAACATCATAGTGGAAAAATGATTTTGATTGAAGTTAAAAATGAACGAGGCAAGTTACGTGAAGATCAGAAGCGGTTTGCCAAATTTATTAAGCAATATCCAGTGTTATATGGTGTTTGTCGTTCTGTAGATGACGCGTTAAAAATTATTGGAGGGAAATAA
- a CDS encoding DUF1351 domain-containing protein, producing MANELSLPEYTIDYRPTVITINNFDRLKAAVEAYANKYQGMAVTASTEKESKSSRAELRKLKQALDDKRKEIRKKYAEPYQRFAAQIKDLEMTLDSSINPIDAGLKELEEQQRQLRLKHVNALIAEMAPNYHVEPGEVEIDPTWLNKTTTKKKVTEGIADVMGYIKKQHDDLKTGISTITKYAQAYHIDPAGWIDQLKQGQDVNYLLQAIDNQVKLNKQKQQTLEAQAAEAQTHQIQQKDKTIDTNTGEVVSHSVSLKITATIPQMKLLRAFMDSNQIRYQRVGA from the coding sequence ATGGCAAATGAATTATCCCTACCAGAATACACGATTGACTATCGGCCAACCGTTATTACAATTAATAATTTTGATCGATTAAAGGCAGCTGTAGAAGCATATGCCAATAAATATCAAGGAATGGCAGTAACAGCTTCCACAGAAAAAGAATCAAAGTCTAGCCGGGCAGAGCTTCGGAAATTGAAGCAAGCTCTTGATGATAAACGTAAGGAAATTAGAAAAAAATATGCTGAACCATATCAACGGTTTGCAGCTCAAATTAAAGACTTGGAAATGACCCTGGATAGTTCGATTAACCCAATTGACGCTGGGCTAAAAGAATTGGAAGAGCAGCAGCGTCAGCTTCGTTTGAAGCATGTTAATGCTTTGATTGCTGAAATGGCACCTAATTACCATGTGGAACCAGGTGAGGTTGAAATTGATCCTACTTGGTTAAATAAAACCACCACCAAGAAGAAAGTAACCGAAGGAATTGCTGATGTGATGGGTTACATTAAAAAGCAACATGATGATTTAAAAACCGGTATCAGTACTATTACCAAATATGCTCAAGCTTATCACATTGATCCAGCTGGTTGGATCGACCAGTTGAAGCAAGGCCAAGATGTTAATTATTTGCTTCAAGCAATTGATAATCAGGTCAAACTAAATAAACAAAAACAGCAGACTCTGGAAGCACAAGCAGCGGAAGCACAAACACATCAAATTCAGCAGAAAGATAAAACGATTGATACTAATACTGGCGAAGTTGTTTCCCATTCAGTGTCTTTAAAAATAACGGCAACAATTCCACAAATGAAACTGTTGAGGGCTTTCATGGATAGTAACCAAATTCGTTATCAAAGAGTGGGTGCTTAA
- a CDS encoding Pathogenesis-related transcriptional factor and ERF protein: MTKLIDITGKKFGRLTAVCIDNSQRPKGSTRAYWRFKCDCGNVTYASGIDVRKGKIQSCGCLHDELASKRFRKHGHSNTKLYFVWESMKQRCFNPNNKSFSDYGGRGVSICNQWKNSFYAFERWSIQNGYESGKSIDRIDVDGNYCPSNCRWTDWKTQANNRRKRNSPVTNRLRADNISGVRGVSFDKSKNKWVAKMMYRNRIILDRSFTSYEEAVKERHLAEIRCQKNAI; this comes from the coding sequence ATGACAAAACTAATTGATATTACGGGTAAGAAATTCGGAAGGCTGACAGCAGTTTGCATTGATAATTCTCAACGTCCTAAAGGATCTACCCGTGCTTATTGGAGATTTAAATGTGACTGCGGAAATGTCACTTATGCTTCAGGAATCGATGTTCGAAAGGGGAAAATACAATCTTGTGGTTGTCTACACGATGAACTCGCTAGTAAAAGGTTTAGAAAACACGGTCATTCAAATACGAAACTTTATTTTGTTTGGGAGTCTATGAAGCAAAGATGTTTCAACCCGAATAATAAAAGCTTTTCCGATTATGGTGGTCGAGGTGTATCTATCTGTAATCAATGGAAAAATAGTTTTTATGCTTTTGAAAGATGGTCTATTCAAAATGGATATGAAAGTGGAAAATCCATTGATCGAATTGATGTAGATGGTAATTATTGCCCATCTAATTGCCGTTGGACTGATTGGAAAACCCAGGCCAACAATAGGCGTAAACGAAACTCTCCAGTGACTAATAGATTGCGGGCAGACAATATCAGCGGTGTACGTGGTGTTTCTTTTGATAAAAGCAAAAATAAATGGGTCGCTAAAATGATGTATCGAAACCGAATCATATTGGATAGGTCATTTACAAGCTATGAGGAAGCAGTAAAAGAACGTCACCTTGCAGAAATCCGGTGTCAAAAAAATGCCATTTAA
- a CDS encoding HNH endonuclease, translated as MYYRDQTANQFYHSKEWKKIRQFVAARDYYLDAVTGLPVSNDKIIVDHIVPRRVLSVDKWLDMDNLWCLSPTTHNTKTKIEQSLNQNQLKHCSKRWWIKVLSERTK; from the coding sequence ATGTACTATCGTGATCAAACAGCGAATCAGTTTTATCACTCAAAGGAATGGAAAAAGATTCGGCAATTTGTTGCTGCACGAGATTATTATTTAGATGCAGTCACTGGCTTGCCAGTCTCAAACGATAAGATTATTGTTGACCACATTGTGCCTAGACGTGTACTATCTGTTGATAAATGGTTAGACATGGATAACTTATGGTGCTTGTCACCGACTACGCATAATACGAAAACCAAGATTGAACAATCACTCAATCAAAACCAACTCAAACACTGCAGCAAACGTTGGTGGATTAAAGTATTATCTGAACGCACGAAATAA
- a CDS encoding DEAD/DEAH box helicase, whose translation MPFKLFDYQQRIVDETRQKIGQGNNGVLIVSPPGSGKSVIIAEIARLTVSKGGRILFFVHRQELVNQIVKSFQKQDVDLMNCTIMTVGKVANRLDHLPKPNLIICDESQHSRAKTYLKIFKYYSDVPRLGFSGSPWRMNGAGFDDIYSAMVKGPTVKWLIEHKKLSPYKYYSVTLFNDEKLKKSSTGDYTNQSVSDSAKPTLYGDIVKTWMDKAFGQRTIVYAHDTQHSKQIAAEFRKAGISAKHCDSKTPSDERKRIMSDFRKGKITVLCNFGLVDEGYDVKECTCCVIARPTESLVFDIQATMRCMRYLPNKMATIIDHAANYTRFGLPDTPRQWSLEGRPKKKRQNNTKSIPVKTCPNCFAVVPTQCRVCPQCGNEIKYDADGMEIDETASIEKNGEFKLTTDYSKIQTARKKPEDAQSYKELLEIAKARGYKAGWAYVQAKRLKMVN comes from the coding sequence ATGCCATTTAAATTATTTGATTATCAACAACGAATTGTGGATGAAACTCGCCAAAAAATTGGCCAAGGCAATAATGGGGTACTAATTGTTTCCCCACCAGGTAGTGGGAAATCAGTTATTATAGCTGAAATTGCGAGATTAACAGTTTCAAAGGGTGGTAGAATTTTGTTCTTCGTTCACCGTCAAGAATTAGTTAACCAGATCGTAAAATCATTTCAAAAGCAAGATGTTGATTTGATGAATTGCACAATCATGACAGTGGGCAAAGTTGCTAATCGATTAGATCACTTGCCTAAACCAAACTTAATTATTTGCGATGAATCGCAACATAGTCGGGCAAAAACATATTTAAAAATTTTTAAATACTATTCGGATGTTCCTAGGCTTGGATTCTCAGGCAGTCCGTGGCGAATGAACGGAGCAGGGTTTGACGATATTTATTCTGCTATGGTCAAAGGCCCCACGGTTAAGTGGTTAATTGAACACAAAAAGCTAAGCCCATATAAATACTACAGTGTGACATTGTTTAATGACGAAAAGCTAAAGAAATCAAGCACTGGCGATTATACCAATCAATCTGTTAGTGATTCAGCAAAGCCCACTCTGTATGGCGATATTGTTAAAACTTGGATGGATAAAGCATTTGGACAGCGAACCATTGTTTATGCTCATGATACTCAACATAGCAAACAAATTGCGGCTGAATTTAGAAAAGCGGGTATCAGTGCAAAACATTGTGATTCTAAAACTCCTAGTGACGAAAGAAAACGTATTATGAGTGATTTTAGAAAGGGAAAGATCACTGTTCTATGTAACTTTGGATTGGTTGATGAAGGATATGACGTCAAAGAGTGTACGTGTTGTGTAATCGCACGGCCAACTGAAAGCTTGGTATTTGATATTCAAGCAACAATGCGTTGTATGCGATATTTGCCAAATAAAATGGCCACTATCATTGATCATGCAGCTAACTATACCCGTTTTGGTCTGCCTGATACTCCACGACAATGGAGCCTTGAAGGACGACCTAAGAAAAAACGGCAGAATAACACAAAATCAATTCCGGTCAAAACTTGTCCAAATTGTTTTGCTGTGGTACCGACACAATGCCGTGTTTGCCCACAGTGTGGTAATGAGATTAAATATGACGCTGACGGAATGGAAATTGATGAAACGGCCAGTATTGAAAAAAATGGGGAATTTAAACTGACTACTGATTATTCAAAAATCCAGACGGCAAGAAAAAAGCCGGAAGATGCACAAAGTTACAAAGAGTTACTAGAAATCGCTAAAGCCCGTGGGTATAAAGCTGGTTGGGCCTATGTACAAGCTAAACGACTAAAAATGGTTAACTAA
- a CDS encoding phage terminase small subunit P27 family — MPKQMKLTTDKHARKDQRVRTQKLITETSGMDLIQKSCPKYLSSYARAMWTKLVPILQASGYVKQADKGTIEAFCINYQLLRKGYDSIKTDGVVTKVSKTVVNQRTGETYEDNAGWKRNPASQIIDSATAKLNSLAHELGLTPSARASLLQLSDDNDEEPNIKEMLNGGSEF; from the coding sequence ATGCCAAAACAAATGAAACTAACTACAGACAAGCATGCTCGCAAGGATCAGCGAGTTAGAACTCAAAAACTAATAACGGAAACTTCTGGAATGGATTTGATTCAAAAGAGTTGTCCAAAATATCTGTCAAGTTATGCGCGAGCAATGTGGACGAAACTTGTACCAATTTTGCAAGCATCAGGATATGTTAAACAGGCCGACAAGGGAACAATTGAAGCGTTTTGTATTAACTATCAATTATTGCGGAAAGGCTATGACTCAATTAAAACAGATGGTGTTGTCACCAAGGTTTCTAAGACTGTGGTCAATCAACGAACTGGAGAAACATATGAAGACAACGCAGGCTGGAAACGTAATCCGGCATCACAAATTATTGATTCTGCTACGGCAAAATTAAACAGCTTAGCACACGAATTAGGCTTAACACCATCTGCACGAGCCTCATTACTGCAACTCTCAGATGACAACGATGAGGAACCCAATATTAAAGAGATGTTAAATGGGGGAAGTGAGTTTTAG